In Acinetobacter sp. C32I, one genomic interval encodes:
- a CDS encoding biopolymer transporter ExbD — protein MGFQLGEDHDSGMNEMNLIPLIDIMLVLMIIFLVTATVANPSIPLSLPKTTAEIVDPPPKAITISINDKGEVAWDAQIISLDELEKRFQEAGQAATKPTVQLRADKESKYDTVAQVMSRASEAGLSDIAFVSEN, from the coding sequence ATGGGCTTTCAATTGGGTGAAGACCACGACAGTGGCATGAATGAGATGAACCTCATTCCTCTGATCGACATTATGTTGGTATTGATGATTATCTTTTTAGTCACAGCAACGGTTGCTAACCCATCAATTCCACTAAGTTTACCAAAGACTACTGCTGAAATTGTCGATCCACCACCAAAAGCGATCACCATTAGTATTAATGACAAAGGTGAGGTGGCTTGGGATGCGCAGATTATTAGCTTAGATGAGCTAGAGAAGCGTTTCCAAGAGGCGGGTCAGGCTGCGACTAAACCAACTGTGCAGTTACGTGCAGATAAAGAATCAAAATATGATACGGTTGCACAAGTGATGTCTCGTGCCAGTGAAGCAGGTTTAAGTGATATTGCGTTCGTCAGTGAAAACTAA
- a CDS encoding META domain-containing protein, whose amino-acid sequence MLKPFLTTCTLAIAVAMTGCSTTESLQTAPNASQKESINLYGRNWIATHINGVEIKSNDLSGKRPAIQFDAKGKRFFGADGCNQIQGSFESQGAILRLGPIASTMMACIGQDNSALSHQYNNALASTTNYELKGHELKFMDASGKVLVSFVTVIQPLP is encoded by the coding sequence ATGTTAAAGCCTTTTTTAACAACATGTACTTTGGCAATTGCCGTAGCAATGACGGGTTGTTCAACCACAGAATCTCTCCAAACCGCTCCCAATGCATCTCAGAAAGAAAGCATCAATCTCTATGGCCGTAACTGGATTGCCACCCATATCAATGGTGTCGAGATTAAAAGCAATGATCTTTCTGGTAAGCGCCCTGCAATTCAATTTGATGCCAAAGGCAAACGTTTCTTTGGTGCAGATGGTTGTAACCAGATTCAAGGCAGCTTTGAAAGCCAAGGAGCTATCTTACGCCTCGGCCCAATTGCGTCAACCATGATGGCATGTATCGGTCAAGACAACAGTGCACTTTCACATCAATACAATAATGCGTTGGCAAGCACAACCAATTATGAACTGAAAGGCCATGAGCTTAAATTCATGGATGCATCAGGCAAGGTTCTGGTCAGCTTTGTCACCGTGATTCAGCCGCTTCCGTAA
- the msrA gene encoding peptide-methionine (S)-S-oxide reductase MsrA — protein sequence MQQALLGGGCFWCVEAVFLQLKGVEKVVSGYAGGISQNPTYEQVCQGTTQHAEVVLIDFDEQQISYTQLLNVFFTTHDPTTLNRQGNDIGTQYRSVVYYFNEEQKQQAEQVIHSLEDEGLNIVTELSPVPTFYPAEEYHQNFFARNPSQGYCNFSIPPKLSKLRAKYLDLLKDA from the coding sequence ATGCAACAAGCACTATTGGGCGGTGGATGTTTTTGGTGTGTCGAAGCCGTATTTCTACAGCTTAAAGGTGTAGAGAAGGTGGTGAGTGGTTATGCTGGCGGGATTAGCCAAAACCCGACCTATGAACAGGTCTGCCAAGGCACAACGCAGCATGCCGAAGTTGTCCTGATTGATTTTGATGAGCAACAGATCAGCTATACTCAACTGCTAAACGTGTTCTTTACAACGCATGACCCAACCACTCTCAATCGTCAAGGCAATGATATTGGTACACAATATCGCTCTGTGGTGTATTACTTCAACGAAGAACAAAAGCAGCAAGCTGAACAAGTCATCCACAGTCTGGAAGATGAAGGACTGAATATCGTCACTGAACTCAGCCCAGTACCAACGTTCTACCCTGCAGAAGAGTATCATCAGAATTTCTTTGCACGTAATCCCTCACAAGGCTACTGCAACTTTAGCATTCCGCCTAAGCTGTCTAAATTGCGCGCCAAGTATCTTGATCTACTCAAAGATGCCTAA
- a CDS encoding MotA/TolQ/ExbB proton channel family protein, producing MNFSVYWQHADAVSKTLYFILLAMSIATWTIFILRILGTRQLKQQAYKQLVQALATLKAKLQPLSFEQRKAVAEQALLRQISAEKSQAEKGVSVLGTIASLAPFVGLFGTVWGIFHALVAVGKSGQAGLAQVATPVGEALIMTGLGLAVAIPAVMAYNICVRFNRGLAHDLQDQAHSLLIDTMLQQETTVKTETKTTQQSLVGGQA from the coding sequence ATGAACTTTTCAGTTTATTGGCAACATGCAGATGCAGTAAGTAAAACACTGTATTTCATCCTTTTAGCAATGTCGATTGCGACGTGGACTATTTTCATTCTGCGCATTTTAGGAACACGCCAATTAAAACAACAGGCTTATAAGCAACTGGTCCAAGCTTTGGCTACGCTTAAAGCTAAGTTACAGCCTTTGTCATTTGAACAACGTAAAGCTGTGGCTGAGCAAGCATTGCTTCGTCAAATCTCTGCAGAGAAATCTCAAGCAGAAAAAGGCGTATCAGTTCTTGGAACGATTGCTTCACTTGCACCGTTCGTGGGCTTATTCGGTACAGTATGGGGTATTTTCCATGCCTTGGTTGCGGTGGGCAAAAGTGGTCAAGCTGGCCTAGCTCAGGTTGCAACTCCCGTAGGTGAAGCCTTGATCATGACCGGTTTGGGTCTTGCAGTGGCGATTCCTGCGGTGATGGCCTATAACATCTGTGTACGTTTCAATCGTGGCTTGGCGCATGATTTACAAGATCAAGCACATAGCCTATTAATCGATACTATGTTGCAACAAGAAACAACGGTAAAGACTGAAACTAAAACGACACAACAAAGTTTAGTTGGAGGTCAAGCTTAA